In Actinoplanes derwentensis, the following proteins share a genomic window:
- a CDS encoding adenylate/guanylate cyclase domain-containing protein: MTCPVCGTVPVPGARFCHHCGAALPSAALLPAAERRIVTVLFGDLSDFTSFSEDLDPERVGAVTDRVLASLAGAVKTFGGHVDKLTGDGIMAVFGAPVAHEDDAERAVRAALSMQRAVRRVLDDERGGGAPLGLRVGLNTGEVIAGMQAGIEYTVIGDTVNTAARLADAAAVGTVYAGERTSGGTRHVASWRQLRPLRLKGKREPVPAYELLGLHDAPGTRSGLGDEAPYVGRESELGRFSGRLAEAIDTGTPKILVMTAEAGIGKSRFAGEVKRLAADYSGHGARVLRVRCRAFGERRRYAPLADIVRKAAALPKDVTVSVARTVVEERLRKLAGRLNATFDSDRLLALLGYSDAPDRAVGPAAPADRPGSGRRIDAEAIAEAVAQLLNALAAEEPLVVIVDDLHDATDTTLDAIGRTLSLLEGPVVALLLGRPELVRSGAMSRLADAEVHALPPLRGADASRLLTSYLHGGKLPPADSDRLLANAQGNPFYLAEMVTLLLERGALTPAVGAHAVGRWQLAAGSLGSRLLSRDLAAVLAARIDALSPEPRSVLRDASVAGTTVPSGVLEALQERRAAADTRAGVVVVVELDRAVDELLQRRMLHRSRGGFRFTTPLMREAAYAGIGKGDLAERHAYLAGWAAPETVDRPGHDGAVRLNLTDGERDVFVAMHAETAIELADAVRLRPDAVAREVAPLGVSALGRMARRALADIEPAAAIEYADRATALAKGDLPLPDQLVLARAQLRLGRADEALALGEKISAGSADEPVCRAEALIVVGRAHEALGDSGRAVAAWQEALEVATEAQLLPERANAMRRLGMADFLNGRLSQASSRFAAAYQVTLAAGDRHGQAWALQNLAWVTTTRGDFAGTDAVLGRAARLFAELGDPVGRAWLRGTTAFARLLAGRLQEARRLARLFLPFGDRVGEGWAVGTLRVVEAYAAAEMGDLGAADGQARRAYGEFLNVNDDWGCGLAMVVRGATARGLNEPDHAYDLLTDALAYADRTGHPLLLGMAGTLRGFVALQRGDLETAEADARRVMTSVEPHNPMAPAQVGPRVLLAEARIRAGDAATAIGLLAPIATENATPSLLFSRRHVLASYASALLADGRVESAVAWIDRAGAAPAEDVRSSVISAMVRARVLAAADRCEEAYASAEEAIRLAYSTEQASERASAEELRETLSATVVDETVAYASDVPG, from the coding sequence GTGACCTGCCCGGTCTGCGGGACCGTCCCGGTCCCCGGCGCCCGTTTCTGCCACCACTGCGGTGCCGCCCTGCCGTCCGCGGCCCTGCTCCCGGCCGCCGAGCGGCGCATCGTCACAGTGCTCTTCGGTGACCTCTCCGACTTCACCTCGTTCTCCGAGGACCTCGACCCGGAACGGGTCGGCGCGGTCACCGACCGGGTGCTGGCGTCCCTGGCCGGAGCGGTGAAGACGTTCGGCGGGCACGTCGACAAACTGACCGGCGACGGCATCATGGCGGTCTTCGGCGCGCCGGTGGCCCACGAGGACGACGCCGAGCGAGCCGTCCGAGCCGCGCTGAGCATGCAGCGCGCGGTCCGCCGGGTGCTCGACGACGAGCGCGGCGGCGGCGCCCCGCTCGGGCTGCGGGTCGGGTTGAACACCGGCGAGGTGATCGCCGGTATGCAGGCCGGCATCGAATACACCGTCATCGGCGACACCGTGAACACCGCGGCCCGGCTGGCCGACGCCGCTGCCGTCGGGACGGTCTACGCCGGCGAGCGGACCAGCGGCGGCACCCGGCACGTGGCCTCCTGGCGGCAACTGCGCCCGCTGCGGCTCAAGGGCAAACGCGAGCCGGTGCCCGCCTACGAACTGCTCGGCCTGCACGATGCCCCCGGCACCCGCTCCGGCCTGGGCGACGAAGCGCCGTACGTGGGCCGGGAATCCGAACTGGGCCGGTTCTCCGGCCGGCTGGCCGAGGCGATCGACACCGGCACCCCGAAGATCCTGGTGATGACCGCGGAGGCGGGCATCGGCAAGTCCCGGTTCGCCGGCGAGGTCAAGCGCCTGGCCGCCGACTACTCCGGGCACGGCGCCCGGGTGCTGCGGGTGCGCTGCCGGGCCTTCGGCGAGCGCCGCCGTTACGCCCCGCTCGCCGACATCGTCCGCAAGGCCGCCGCCCTGCCCAAGGACGTCACCGTCTCGGTCGCCCGCACCGTCGTCGAGGAGCGCCTCCGCAAACTCGCCGGCCGGCTGAACGCCACCTTCGACAGCGACCGCCTCCTGGCCCTGCTCGGTTACAGCGACGCCCCGGACCGCGCGGTCGGCCCGGCCGCCCCCGCCGACCGGCCCGGCAGTGGCCGGCGCATCGACGCCGAAGCCATCGCCGAAGCCGTCGCCCAGCTGCTCAACGCGCTCGCCGCCGAGGAACCGCTGGTGGTGATCGTGGACGACCTGCACGACGCCACCGACACCACGCTCGACGCCATCGGGCGCACCCTCAGCCTGCTGGAGGGCCCGGTCGTCGCGCTGCTGCTCGGCCGGCCGGAACTGGTGCGCTCCGGGGCGATGAGCCGGCTCGCCGACGCCGAGGTGCACGCCCTGCCGCCGCTGCGCGGTGCCGACGCCTCCCGGCTGCTCACCTCGTACCTGCACGGCGGAAAACTGCCCCCGGCCGACAGCGACCGGCTGCTCGCCAACGCCCAGGGCAACCCGTTCTACCTGGCCGAGATGGTCACCCTGCTGCTGGAGCGGGGTGCGCTCACCCCGGCGGTCGGCGCCCACGCGGTCGGCCGGTGGCAGCTCGCCGCCGGTTCCCTCGGCAGCCGCCTGCTCTCCCGCGACCTGGCCGCCGTTCTGGCCGCCCGCATCGACGCGCTGTCGCCCGAGCCCCGCTCGGTGCTGCGGGACGCCTCAGTGGCCGGGACGACCGTGCCCAGCGGGGTGCTGGAGGCGCTTCAGGAACGCCGGGCGGCCGCCGACACCCGGGCCGGTGTGGTCGTCGTGGTCGAACTGGACCGCGCCGTCGACGAACTGCTGCAACGCCGGATGCTGCACCGCTCCCGGGGCGGTTTCCGGTTCACCACCCCGCTGATGCGGGAGGCCGCCTACGCCGGGATCGGCAAGGGCGACCTGGCCGAACGGCACGCCTACCTGGCCGGGTGGGCCGCGCCGGAGACGGTCGACCGGCCCGGGCACGACGGCGCGGTCCGGCTCAACCTGACCGACGGCGAGCGGGACGTGTTCGTCGCCATGCACGCCGAGACCGCGATCGAGCTGGCCGACGCGGTCCGCCTGCGACCGGACGCGGTGGCCCGCGAGGTGGCCCCGCTCGGCGTCTCGGCACTCGGCCGGATGGCCCGGCGCGCCCTGGCCGACATCGAGCCGGCCGCCGCCATCGAGTACGCCGACCGCGCTACCGCCCTGGCCAAGGGTGATCTGCCGCTGCCCGACCAACTCGTGCTGGCCCGCGCCCAGTTGCGTCTCGGCCGGGCCGACGAGGCGCTGGCCCTGGGCGAGAAGATCTCGGCCGGTTCCGCCGACGAGCCGGTGTGCCGGGCCGAGGCGCTGATCGTGGTGGGCCGGGCCCACGAGGCTCTCGGTGACTCCGGGCGGGCCGTCGCGGCCTGGCAGGAGGCCCTGGAGGTGGCCACCGAGGCGCAGTTGCTGCCGGAGCGGGCGAACGCGATGCGCCGCCTCGGCATGGCTGACTTCCTCAACGGCCGACTGAGCCAGGCGAGCAGCCGGTTCGCTGCTGCCTACCAGGTCACGCTCGCCGCCGGGGACCGGCACGGGCAGGCCTGGGCGCTGCAGAACCTGGCCTGGGTGACCACCACGCGCGGCGACTTCGCCGGTACCGACGCGGTGCTGGGCCGGGCCGCGCGGCTCTTCGCCGAGCTGGGCGATCCGGTCGGGCGGGCCTGGCTGCGCGGCACCACGGCGTTCGCCCGGCTGCTGGCCGGCCGGCTTCAGGAGGCGCGGCGGCTGGCCCGGCTCTTCCTGCCGTTCGGGGACCGGGTCGGTGAGGGCTGGGCGGTCGGCACGCTGCGGGTCGTCGAGGCCTACGCCGCCGCTGAGATGGGCGACCTCGGTGCGGCCGACGGGCAGGCGCGCCGGGCGTACGGCGAGTTCCTGAACGTCAACGACGACTGGGGCTGCGGCCTGGCCATGGTGGTGCGGGGTGCCACCGCCCGCGGGCTGAACGAGCCGGACCACGCGTACGACCTGCTCACCGACGCGCTGGCCTACGCCGATCGCACCGGGCATCCGCTGCTGCTCGGGATGGCCGGGACGCTGCGCGGGTTCGTCGCCCTGCAGCGCGGCGACCTGGAGACCGCGGAGGCTGACGCCCGCCGGGTGATGACCTCGGTCGAACCGCACAACCCGATGGCGCCGGCTCAGGTCGGCCCGCGGGTGCTGCTGGCCGAGGCCCGGATCCGGGCCGGTGACGCGGCGACCGCGATCGGGTTGCTCGCACCGATCGCCACCGAGAACGCGACGCCGTCGCTGCTGTTCTCGCGTCGGCACGTGCTGGCGTCGTACGCGTCGGCTCTTCTCGCCGACGGCCGGGTCGAGTCAGCGGTCGCGTGGATCGACCGGGCCGGTGCGGCACCGGCCGAGGACGTCCGCAGCAGCGTGATCTCGGCAATGGTCCGGGCCCGGGTGCTGGCCGCCGCGGACCGTTGCGAGGAGGCCTACGCGTCGGCTGAGGAAGCGATCCGACTGGCCTATTCGACCGAGCAGGCCAGCGAGCGAGCGTCCGCCGAAGAGCTGCGGGAGACCCTCTCGGCGACCGTCGTCGACGAAACTGTCGCGTACGCGTCTGACGTGCCCGGATGA
- a CDS encoding serine/threonine-protein kinase: protein MTETPPGALPVPYVPGMSGLSVMARGGYATVYRATQDSVGREVAIKVENRTLDNARDQARFLREARAAGRMSSHPHVVDLFDVGVTVDQHPYLIMELCDGSYLDRMRVSPLTPVEARDVGIKIADALVHSHANGVLHRDVKPANILYSEFNAAVLADFGLAVLGEMRDSSVTLEVLTPAYAPPEMFRHDSPSGAADVYALCASLYAVMSGRPPRWDSNRSPSILTLMDLFNHPIAELPGVPRGLTDVLRYGMNNDPGARPTAEQLRDLLNNLHLDPSTPQPPPTVYRTVRPNHVPPPRPRPIPPSTPTLDETPTVHNNPDRKGFFQKWFLGN, encoded by the coding sequence GTGACGGAGACCCCGCCTGGTGCCCTGCCCGTTCCATACGTGCCGGGCATGTCCGGTTTGTCCGTTATGGCGCGTGGTGGTTATGCCACCGTGTATCGAGCGACGCAGGATTCGGTCGGCCGTGAGGTCGCCATCAAGGTCGAGAACCGCACCCTCGACAACGCCCGCGATCAAGCCCGGTTCCTGCGCGAGGCCCGCGCCGCCGGCCGCATGTCGTCGCACCCGCACGTCGTCGACCTGTTCGACGTCGGCGTGACGGTCGACCAGCATCCGTACCTGATCATGGAACTGTGTGACGGGTCATACCTGGACCGGATGCGCGTCTCCCCGCTCACCCCGGTCGAAGCCCGCGATGTCGGCATCAAGATCGCGGACGCGCTGGTGCACTCACACGCCAACGGCGTCCTGCACCGCGACGTCAAACCGGCCAACATCCTCTACTCCGAATTCAACGCCGCCGTCCTCGCCGACTTCGGCCTGGCCGTCCTCGGCGAGATGCGCGACTCCTCGGTCACCCTCGAAGTGCTGACCCCGGCCTACGCCCCGCCGGAGATGTTCCGCCACGACAGCCCGTCCGGCGCCGCCGACGTCTACGCCCTCTGCGCCAGCCTCTACGCGGTGATGAGCGGCCGCCCGCCCCGCTGGGACAGCAACCGCAGCCCCAGCATCCTGACCCTGATGGACCTGTTCAACCACCCGATCGCGGAACTCCCCGGTGTCCCCCGAGGTCTGACCGATGTGCTGCGCTACGGCATGAACAACGACCCCGGCGCCCGCCCCACCGCCGAACAACTCCGTGACCTGCTCAACAACCTGCACCTGGACCCGTCGACCCCGCAGCCCCCGCCGACGGTCTACCGCACCGTCCGCCCCAACCACGTGCCCCCACCACGACCACGCCCGATCCCGCCGAGCACGCCGACCCTGGACGAAACCCCCACAGTCCACAACAACCCGGACCGCAAGGGCTTCTTCCAGAAGTGGTTCCTGGGAAACTGA
- a CDS encoding ATP-binding protein gives MIRRLLVADRGEVARRVFATCRLVGIETVAVYSDVDTDAPHVIEADYAVHLPGNTQSATYLQTGALIAAAQRAGANAVHPGTGMLAEDPGFAQAVVDAGMIWVGPPPATLRTLVAKIETKRLVAEAQVPVLPTWTDPDLVPSFPVLIKPATGSGGHGIRVVRDAGTLAEAVASTRREVGGDVFCEPYVGNVRHIEVPILADAQGAVVPFGERECSVQRRYQKIVEETPSPAVDPALREDLCRAAIVAVRALGYVGAGAVEFLLDPNGDFWFLELTPTLQADHAVTECVSGYDLVRLQLLVAEGGSVPMPGPPPIRGHAIEVRVCAEDPAYAWLPATGTLHKFAVPDIAGQFRPLPQPGLRLDAGVTDGSVIGMHHDPMLAKLVAWAPSRQEAARMLASALARTHLHGVVSNRDLLVRVLRHHAFRAGEVDTGFLDRHPEVFAPLLSSVDAVRLSCLAAALAGAAARRAAAPVLSSLPSGWRNVPSGSQNAVYDGPTGPVEVGYRMNRHGELAGWWVRAVDPEELDLAGLGHAPVNDEHPPVVVVQADSDRVVLNVQGIRLAVHVHRVGEVSYVDSPEGSVTLREISRFPLPAPEAVESSLIAPLPGAVRRVLVVPGQRVRAGELLLTLEAMKLEHPVHAPAAGVVSSVPVQPGAEVDTGELLAVLDPE, from the coding sequence GTGATCCGACGACTTCTGGTGGCCGACCGCGGTGAGGTCGCGCGCCGGGTCTTCGCCACATGCAGGCTGGTCGGCATCGAGACGGTCGCCGTCTACTCCGACGTCGACACCGACGCGCCGCACGTGATCGAGGCCGACTACGCGGTTCATCTGCCCGGCAACACCCAGTCGGCGACCTACCTGCAGACCGGGGCGCTGATCGCGGCCGCCCAGCGGGCCGGAGCCAACGCCGTGCACCCGGGCACCGGGATGCTCGCCGAGGACCCCGGGTTCGCCCAGGCGGTCGTGGACGCCGGGATGATCTGGGTCGGCCCGCCGCCGGCCACGCTGCGTACCCTGGTCGCCAAGATCGAGACGAAGCGGCTGGTCGCCGAGGCGCAGGTGCCGGTCCTGCCGACCTGGACCGATCCGGATCTGGTGCCCTCTTTCCCGGTGCTGATCAAACCGGCGACCGGCAGCGGCGGCCACGGCATCCGGGTGGTCCGGGACGCCGGGACACTCGCCGAAGCAGTCGCCTCCACCCGGCGCGAGGTCGGCGGGGACGTCTTCTGCGAACCGTACGTCGGCAACGTCCGGCACATCGAAGTCCCGATCCTGGCCGACGCCCAGGGCGCGGTGGTGCCGTTCGGGGAGCGGGAATGCTCGGTGCAGCGCCGCTACCAGAAGATCGTCGAGGAGACCCCGTCACCGGCGGTCGACCCGGCGCTGCGCGAGGACCTGTGCCGGGCGGCGATCGTCGCGGTCCGGGCCCTCGGTTACGTCGGCGCCGGTGCGGTCGAGTTCCTGCTCGACCCGAACGGCGACTTCTGGTTCCTGGAGCTGACCCCGACCCTGCAGGCCGACCACGCGGTCACCGAATGTGTCTCCGGCTACGACCTGGTCCGTCTCCAACTGCTGGTCGCCGAAGGTGGCAGCGTGCCGATGCCGGGCCCGCCGCCGATCCGCGGTCACGCCATCGAGGTGCGGGTCTGCGCCGAGGACCCGGCCTACGCCTGGCTGCCGGCCACCGGAACCCTGCACAAGTTCGCGGTACCCGACATCGCCGGCCAGTTCCGCCCGCTGCCTCAGCCCGGTCTGCGCCTGGACGCCGGAGTCACCGACGGCTCGGTGATCGGCATGCACCACGACCCGATGCTGGCGAAACTGGTCGCCTGGGCACCGAGCCGCCAGGAAGCCGCCCGGATGCTGGCCTCCGCGCTGGCCCGTACCCACCTGCACGGTGTCGTCTCCAACCGGGACCTGCTGGTCCGGGTGCTGCGGCACCATGCCTTCCGGGCCGGCGAGGTCGACACCGGTTTCCTCGATCGGCATCCCGAAGTCTTCGCCCCGCTGCTCTCGTCGGTGGACGCCGTCCGTCTCTCCTGCCTGGCCGCGGCTCTCGCCGGAGCCGCCGCCCGACGCGCCGCCGCCCCCGTGCTCAGCTCGTTGCCGTCCGGCTGGCGCAACGTGCCGTCCGGCTCCCAGAACGCGGTCTACGACGGCCCGACCGGCCCGGTCGAGGTCGGCTACCGGATGAACCGCCACGGCGAACTCGCCGGCTGGTGGGTCCGGGCCGTCGACCCCGAGGAACTGGACCTGGCCGGACTCGGGCACGCCCCGGTGAACGACGAGCACCCGCCCGTGGTCGTGGTCCAGGCCGACAGTGACCGGGTGGTCCTCAACGTGCAGGGCATCCGCCTGGCCGTCCACGTCCACCGGGTCGGCGAGGTCTCCTACGTCGACAGTCCGGAAGGTTCGGTCACCCTTCGCGAGATCTCCCGGTTCCCGCTGCCGGCCCCCGAAGCCGTCGAATCGTCGCTGATCGCTCCGTTGCCCGGGGCCGTCCGCCGCGTCCTGGTGGTCCCCGGCCAGCGGGTCCGGGCCGGCGAACTGCTGCTCACCCTGGAGGCGATGAAGCTGGAACACCCGGTCCACGCCCCCGCGGCCGGTGTCGTGTCGTCCGTGCCGGTCCAGCCGGGCGCCGAAGTGGACACTGGGGAACTATTGGCCGTGCTCGACCCGGAATGA
- a CDS encoding carboxyl transferase domain-containing protein, whose amino-acid sequence MTVLDTTLDPRDPAYLQGRSTTLELLADLESALDEARAGGGEKNVTRHHARGKLLPRERIEMLLDQDSPFLELCPVAARGSEYPVGASVVTGIGVVEGVECVVVANDPTVNEGAVNPYTVEKIRRATTIASVNRLPMVGLVESAGDPGAAGGLFPPERVPSICVVFGAATGDAAYLPALCDYTIRVRGHAKVLTIHPQPINGHTSVDVRATPVVPAGPDGPADQLAEDERDGLRLARQSVRRLNWRKHGPPPRTIRPRPPRHTPEGLLTLAATDPAGFDAREVFARILDDSDFDEFKPGHGTALVAGWGELHGYPIGVLAAPIRSCSVVEAQKVVHFLHVANATATPLLFLRHTGAPLNGTADDVHDAPMAHAIARSTVPHLALTVGDATGERTDEPRFRFSWPAVGATPADDGVIDPRDTRTVLGLCLSAVHSAAVEGAGHVGVFRP is encoded by the coding sequence ATGACCGTGCTCGACACCACGCTGGACCCGCGTGACCCCGCCTACCTTCAGGGGCGCAGTACGACTCTGGAGCTCCTGGCCGATCTGGAGTCCGCCCTCGACGAGGCGCGGGCCGGTGGCGGCGAGAAGAACGTGACCCGGCATCACGCGCGCGGCAAACTGCTGCCCCGCGAGCGCATCGAGATGCTGCTCGACCAGGACAGCCCGTTCCTGGAACTGTGCCCGGTCGCGGCCCGCGGCTCGGAGTACCCGGTCGGGGCGAGTGTGGTCACCGGCATCGGCGTGGTCGAAGGCGTCGAATGTGTGGTGGTGGCGAACGATCCGACCGTGAACGAGGGTGCGGTCAACCCGTACACGGTGGAGAAGATCCGGCGGGCCACCACGATCGCCTCGGTGAACCGGCTGCCGATGGTCGGCCTGGTCGAGTCGGCGGGTGACCCGGGCGCGGCCGGTGGTCTCTTCCCTCCGGAGCGGGTGCCCTCGATCTGCGTGGTCTTCGGGGCCGCCACCGGGGACGCGGCCTATCTGCCGGCGCTCTGCGACTACACGATCCGGGTCCGTGGTCATGCCAAGGTGCTGACGATCCACCCGCAGCCGATAAACGGTCACACCAGCGTCGACGTGCGGGCCACCCCGGTCGTGCCGGCCGGTCCGGACGGGCCCGCCGATCAACTGGCCGAAGACGAGCGGGACGGTCTGCGGCTGGCCCGGCAAAGTGTGCGCCGGCTCAACTGGCGCAAACACGGCCCGCCACCCCGGACCATCCGGCCCCGGCCACCCCGGCACACCCCGGAGGGCCTGCTCACCCTGGCCGCCACCGATCCGGCCGGGTTCGACGCCCGCGAGGTGTTCGCCCGGATCCTCGACGACAGCGACTTCGACGAGTTCAAGCCCGGCCACGGCACCGCACTGGTGGCCGGGTGGGGCGAATTGCACGGATATCCGATCGGCGTGCTCGCCGCCCCGATCCGCTCCTGTTCGGTGGTCGAAGCTCAGAAAGTGGTGCATTTTCTGCACGTGGCGAACGCCACGGCGACGCCGCTGCTCTTCCTCCGCCACACGGGGGCGCCGTTGAACGGTACGGCGGACGACGTGCATGACGCCCCGATGGCACATGCCATCGCCCGGTCCACCGTGCCGCACCTGGCTCTCACGGTCGGCGACGCCACCGGCGAACGCACCGACGAGCCCCGTTTCCGATTCAGTTGGCCCGCTGTCGGTGCCACGCCGGCCGACGACGGTGTCATCGATCCCCGCGACACCCGTACGGTCCTCGGCCTCTGCCTCTCCGCCGTGCACAGCGCGGCCGTGGAAGGCGCCGGCCACGTCGGTGTGTTCCGACCTTGA
- a CDS encoding Crp/Fnr family transcriptional regulator translates to MDEVLARSGIFQGVDPEAAEALAKEMDTIEVRKGDVVFNEGEAGDSLYIVLSGKIKLGRRAADGRQNLVSIMGPSDMLGELSLFDPGPRTATATAVTDSRLARLKKSSLRPWLNNRPEIAEQLLRVLARRLRRTNDALADLIFTDVPGRVAKNLLQMAGRFGTRDGGVLRVTHDLTQEELAQLVGASRETVNKALADFASRAWLRLDGKSVIILDPERLARRARV, encoded by the coding sequence ATGGATGAGGTACTGGCTCGCAGCGGAATCTTCCAGGGAGTAGACCCGGAAGCCGCAGAGGCGCTCGCCAAGGAGATGGACACGATCGAAGTCCGTAAGGGCGACGTGGTCTTCAACGAGGGCGAGGCCGGCGACAGCCTGTATATCGTTCTGTCCGGCAAGATCAAGCTCGGACGCCGGGCCGCTGACGGTCGGCAGAACCTCGTCTCCATCATGGGGCCGTCGGACATGCTCGGTGAGCTGTCCCTGTTCGACCCGGGTCCGCGCACGGCCACCGCGACCGCGGTGACCGACAGCCGGCTGGCCCGATTGAAGAAGTCGTCGCTGCGCCCGTGGCTGAACAACCGGCCGGAGATCGCCGAGCAGTTGCTCCGCGTGCTCGCCCGCCGGCTGCGCCGCACCAACGACGCACTCGCCGACCTGATCTTCACCGACGTGCCCGGTCGCGTCGCGAAGAACCTGCTGCAGATGGCGGGCCGGTTCGGCACCCGGGACGGCGGTGTCCTTCGGGTGACGCACGACCTCACTCAGGAGGAGCTGGCGCAGCTCGTCGGCGCCTCCCGCGAGACGGTCAACAAGGCGCTCGCCGACTTCGCCTCACGCGCCTGGCTGCGCCTCGACGGCAAGAGCGTGATCATCCTGGACCCGGAGCGCCTGGCCCGCCGCGCCCGCGTCTGA
- a CDS encoding CapA family protein, whose product MNSHPPAHRTKRSALGVTIAVAVLIGAGLGGCSLVSPGDEAPVWNAPSGSSPSAADGSAPTEESAEVESISLSATGDIIMGDAPNRLPARDGDGFFDSVASSLTADLVMGNLEQPLTGDTGTSKCGTPKRPNCFAFRSPPAYAGHLKEAGFQLLNTANNHSKDYGPQGYENTVTALEGAGLEHTGAEDQITVVDVKGVKVAVVGFSPYAGANNLNDLSAAATVIKKAAEQADLVVVQVHMGAEGSDKTHVKAGNELYFGENRGNPIKFSRTVIDAGADLVVGHGPHVLRGMEFYQGKLIAYSLGNFAGGGRTLSRDGVLKYSGVLHVSLTKDGSFTGGKFVSTYLNDLGVPTLDKTNERGRKMVADLSEADFDATGAVIGADGSIKAPA is encoded by the coding sequence ATGAATTCGCACCCCCCAGCCCATCGTACGAAACGTTCAGCACTCGGCGTCACGATTGCCGTTGCTGTCCTTATTGGCGCCGGTTTGGGGGGATGTTCCCTGGTTAGCCCGGGCGATGAGGCGCCGGTTTGGAACGCGCCGTCCGGATCGTCCCCCTCCGCCGCCGACGGCTCCGCGCCGACCGAGGAGTCCGCCGAGGTCGAATCGATCAGCCTCTCCGCCACCGGCGACATCATCATGGGCGACGCCCCGAACCGGTTGCCCGCCCGCGACGGCGACGGGTTCTTCGACTCGGTGGCGTCCAGCCTCACGGCCGATCTGGTGATGGGCAACCTCGAACAGCCGCTCACCGGCGACACCGGCACCTCCAAGTGCGGAACGCCGAAACGGCCAAACTGCTTCGCCTTCCGGTCGCCGCCGGCCTATGCCGGGCACCTGAAGGAGGCCGGGTTCCAGTTGCTCAACACGGCCAACAACCACTCCAAGGACTACGGCCCTCAGGGCTACGAGAACACCGTGACCGCTCTGGAGGGCGCCGGGCTCGAACACACCGGGGCCGAGGACCAGATCACCGTCGTGGACGTCAAGGGTGTCAAGGTGGCGGTGGTGGGCTTCTCGCCGTACGCCGGTGCCAACAACCTGAACGACCTGTCCGCCGCGGCCACCGTGATCAAGAAGGCCGCCGAACAGGCCGATCTCGTCGTGGTCCAGGTGCACATGGGTGCCGAGGGCTCGGACAAGACCCACGTGAAGGCCGGCAACGAGCTGTACTTCGGGGAGAACCGGGGCAACCCGATCAAGTTCAGCCGGACCGTCATCGACGCCGGTGCCGACCTGGTCGTCGGGCACGGGCCGCACGTGCTCCGGGGCATGGAGTTCTACCAGGGCAAACTGATCGCTTACAGCCTCGGCAACTTCGCCGGTGGCGGGCGCACCCTCTCTCGCGACGGTGTCCTGAAGTACTCCGGGGTACTGCACGTGTCGCTCACCAAGGACGGCTCGTTCACCGGCGGGAAGTTCGTCTCCACGTACCTCAACGATCTCGGTGTCCCCACCCTGGACAAGACGAATGAGCGCGGCCGGAAGATGGTCGCCGACCTGTCCGAGGCCGACTTCGACGCCACCGGTGCGGTGATCGGGGCGGACGGGAGCATCAAGGCCCCGGCGTGA
- a CDS encoding TlpA family protein disulfide reductase produces MIRRLAALAVLAALAGCTAAVEPETPSPFAACDGLTGGTTKSEIPDISLSCFTGGAEVRLRDLPTPAVINIWGSWCGPCREELPVFQGLADRADGRFTVIGVDTKDSRTAGAEFAADKSVSFPTLFDPEMTFANKLGATMLPATVFIDADGGMYVHRASMDVDQLIEQVRKHIGVTVTR; encoded by the coding sequence GTGATTCGACGGCTTGCGGCGCTGGCCGTGCTTGCGGCGCTGGCCGGCTGCACGGCCGCGGTCGAACCGGAGACACCGTCGCCGTTCGCCGCGTGTGACGGCCTGACCGGCGGCACCACCAAGTCCGAGATTCCGGATATTTCGCTGAGCTGCTTCACCGGCGGCGCCGAGGTGCGGCTGCGTGACCTCCCCACCCCCGCTGTGATCAACATCTGGGGTTCCTGGTGCGGCCCCTGTCGCGAGGAGCTTCCGGTCTTCCAAGGACTCGCCGACCGAGCCGACGGCCGGTTCACCGTGATCGGCGTCGACACCAAGGACAGCCGTACGGCCGGGGCCGAATTCGCCGCCGACAAGAGTGTCAGTTTTCCGACTCTCTTCGATCCGGAGATGACGTTCGCCAACAAGCTCGGGGCGACGATGCTGCCCGCCACCGTCTTCATCGATGCCGACGGGGGAATGTACGTGCATCGCGCGTCCATGGACGTCGATCAGTTGATCGAACAGGTGCGGAAACACATCGGCGTTACGGTGACCCGATGA